From one Phocaeicola salanitronis DSM 18170 genomic stretch:
- a CDS encoding YihY/virulence factor BrkB family protein: MTMRLQYWLQFLTDGIWRITEDEVTPVRKRLYSCVKIIYLSIEQFLNDRIPVRASALTYSTLLSIIPILALLFAIARGFGFDALMEQQIKSGVMSQQSELVFSWVNSYLQHAQSGIFIGVGLIMLLFTILMLIDNIERSFNAIWQVKRPRTVFRQITDYFSMLLLLPLLIVISSGLTIVMTTYVKDLETFLLLGPMLKFLVRLVPYALTWGMFIALYVFMPNTKVKLSHAWFPGILAGSAFQAFQYFYVNSQIWISNYNAIYGSFAAIPMFLLWTQVSWTICLFGAEMSYVSQNLSSFSFGKETAHISRRYHDFFCAIVLSAICKRFEHEQQPYTAEELSKEHKIPIRLTKNILYELTDVRLVYETSDDDKEGNIRYLPGMDINRLTVGVLIERLDSAGAENFKIDKEDYSASWHALIEAKQAYLYQSGRILVKDL, encoded by the coding sequence ATGACTATGAGACTGCAATATTGGCTTCAATTCTTGACAGACGGCATCTGGAGAATCACCGAAGATGAGGTAACTCCAGTGAGGAAGCGCCTGTATTCGTGTGTGAAAATCATTTACCTTTCGATAGAGCAGTTCTTGAACGACCGCATTCCGGTGCGTGCTTCGGCACTGACGTATAGCACATTGCTGTCTATCATCCCCATCCTTGCCCTGCTGTTCGCCATTGCCCGCGGCTTCGGTTTCGATGCATTGATGGAACAGCAAATCAAAAGCGGTGTGATGAGCCAGCAGAGCGAGCTGGTGTTTTCGTGGGTCAATTCTTACCTGCAACACGCGCAGAGCGGCATCTTCATCGGCGTGGGCTTGATTATGTTGCTGTTTACCATCCTGATGCTGATAGACAACATCGAGCGCAGTTTCAACGCCATCTGGCAGGTAAAGCGTCCCCGCACGGTGTTCCGCCAGATAACCGATTATTTTTCGATGCTGCTACTGCTTCCGTTGCTCATTGTTATCTCCAGCGGTCTGACCATCGTGATGACCACGTACGTGAAGGATTTGGAAACCTTCCTTCTGCTGGGACCGATGCTGAAGTTCCTGGTGCGTCTCGTCCCGTATGCCTTAACGTGGGGGATGTTCATCGCGCTATACGTGTTCATGCCCAACACGAAAGTGAAGCTAAGCCATGCCTGGTTTCCGGGGATACTGGCAGGTAGTGCCTTTCAGGCTTTCCAGTATTTCTACGTCAACAGCCAGATATGGATTTCGAACTACAATGCCATCTACGGAAGCTTTGCCGCCATCCCGATGTTCCTGTTATGGACACAGGTGTCGTGGACCATCTGCCTGTTCGGTGCCGAGATGAGCTACGTCAGCCAGAACCTTTCTTCGTTCAGCTTCGGGAAAGAAACGGCGCATATCAGCCGGCGCTACCACGATTTCTTCTGTGCCATCGTGCTCTCCGCTATCTGCAAGCGGTTCGAGCACGAGCAGCAGCCCTATACGGCAGAAGAGCTGAGCAAAGAGCATAAGATTCCCATCCGGCTGACAAAAAATATCCTCTACGAGCTGACCGATGTCCGTCTGGTTTACGAAACTTCTGATGACGATAAAGAAGGAAACATCCGTTATTTGCCCGGAATGGACATCAACCGCCTGACCGTAGGTGTGCTGATAGAGCGGCTGGACAGTGCCGGCGCCGAAAACTTCAAGATAGACAAGGAGGACTATTCGGCTTCGTGGCATGCCCTGATTGAGGCAAAGCAGGCGTACCTGTACCAAAGCGGGCGCATTCTGGTGAAGGATTTGTAG
- a CDS encoding trypsin-like peptidase domain-containing protein, protein MKKTTKFALGAVALIAVSAGVAGVTSYAILQSKDTKNASFYEEFQTATPAKYAAFDTSKMQPVDLTQAAESSLNSVVHIMAIQRSKTKVIQTQPDIFDFFFGDGRGRQQQVQTPEQKGFGSGVIISKDGYIVTNNHVIDDADEISVKLHDGREMKGRVIGTDATTDLALVKIEGDDFPAIPVGDSDALKVGEWVLAVGNPFNLGSTVTAGVVSAKARGLGANQVESFIQTDAAINQGNSGGALVNAKGELVGINAMLVSPTGAYSGYGFAIPTSIMTKVVTDLKQYGTVQRALLGIGGRDMGREEFPEEIRKEQKELGIGYGVQVVEVQEEGSAAGILKVNDVIIAIDGEKVETMASLQGILAKKRPGDKVKVKVFRDKKDQEFTITLKNAQGNTKVVKKADMELLGAAFREVPAELKRQLNLGYGVQVTGVSDGRMADSGIRKGFIILKANGKQLRTVQDLEDVMKAASQSPDQVLFMTGVYPSGKRANYAVDLAQN, encoded by the coding sequence ATGAAAAAGACAACTAAGTTCGCATTAGGAGCAGTCGCACTGATTGCTGTAAGCGCAGGAGTGGCAGGAGTGACTTCGTATGCCATCCTCCAGTCTAAAGATACAAAGAACGCTTCTTTCTACGAAGAGTTCCAAACGGCTACTCCAGCCAAATATGCTGCATTCGATACATCGAAAATGCAGCCCGTCGACCTGACACAAGCAGCCGAAAGTTCACTGAACTCTGTAGTACACATCATGGCTATCCAGCGGAGTAAGACGAAGGTAATACAGACCCAACCGGATATTTTCGATTTCTTCTTCGGTGACGGCCGCGGACGCCAGCAGCAGGTCCAGACTCCCGAACAAAAGGGTTTCGGTTCGGGCGTTATTATCTCGAAAGACGGATACATCGTGACGAACAATCACGTGATTGATGATGCCGACGAGATTTCGGTCAAGCTGCACGACGGACGGGAAATGAAAGGACGGGTTATCGGTACCGATGCTACTACCGACCTGGCTTTGGTGAAGATAGAAGGCGATGATTTTCCTGCCATTCCGGTAGGCGACTCGGATGCCTTGAAGGTAGGCGAATGGGTGCTTGCCGTAGGTAATCCCTTCAATTTGGGCTCTACCGTAACGGCGGGTGTCGTAAGTGCCAAGGCACGTGGATTAGGTGCCAATCAGGTAGAATCATTCATTCAGACCGATGCCGCCATCAACCAAGGAAACAGTGGTGGTGCACTGGTGAATGCAAAAGGCGAGTTAGTGGGTATCAACGCCATGCTGGTTTCTCCCACCGGAGCTTATTCGGGCTACGGCTTCGCCATACCTACCAGCATCATGACCAAGGTGGTGACCGACCTGAAGCAATACGGAACCGTACAGCGTGCTTTGTTGGGCATCGGAGGACGCGATATGGGTAGAGAAGAATTTCCGGAAGAAATCCGTAAGGAGCAGAAAGAACTGGGCATCGGATATGGTGTACAAGTTGTAGAAGTACAAGAAGAAGGCTCGGCTGCCGGCATCTTGAAAGTAAACGATGTCATCATTGCCATAGATGGTGAGAAGGTAGAAACCATGGCTTCTTTGCAAGGCATCCTTGCCAAGAAACGTCCGGGAGACAAGGTGAAAGTGAAAGTATTCCGCGACAAGAAAGACCAGGAATTCACCATCACTCTGAAGAATGCTCAAGGTAATACGAAAGTAGTGAAGAAAGCCGACATGGAACTGCTGGGAGCAGCCTTCCGCGAAGTGCCTGCCGAACTGAAACGCCAGCTCAACTTAGGATATGGTGTACAGGTAACAGGTGTAAGCGACGGACGTATGGCAGACAGCGGTATCCGCAAAGGATTCATCATTCTGAAAGCCAACGGCAAACAACTTCGTACCGTACAGGATTTGGAAGACGTGATGAAAGCGGCTTCCCAGTCGCCCGACCAGGTATTGTTCATGACCGGTGTCTATCCGTCGGGCAAGCGCGCCAACTATGCCGTAGACTTGGCACAAAATTAA
- a CDS encoding DUF4369 domain-containing protein has product MYKLYLFLFFCAIFCTSCGKKYKIEGVSSVSSLDGKMLFIKVPSGDKLVNIDSAEVIHGLFKMEGKVDSTVVASLFMDDNCIMPLVIEEGKIDININNAGFTIKGTPLNDSFNQFIIQRNSLSDRADEVEHLEARMILDGKNPDEVQKEIEKQRQDVAVQLDSLAKSFIQTNYENVLGPEIFIIMCYGMPYPVLTPVMEEIIDNAPASFKENPMIKEFISIARTNMDKLQAAQ; this is encoded by the coding sequence ATGTATAAGTTGTATTTATTCTTATTCTTCTGTGCGATTTTCTGTACCTCCTGCGGAAAGAAATATAAGATAGAAGGCGTATCCTCGGTGTCAAGCCTCGACGGGAAAATGCTTTTCATCAAAGTTCCTTCGGGCGACAAACTGGTCAACATCGATTCGGCAGAAGTCATACACGGATTGTTCAAAATGGAAGGGAAAGTCGACTCGACCGTTGTAGCTTCCCTTTTTATGGACGATAATTGCATCATGCCTTTAGTAATCGAGGAAGGCAAAATTGACATCAACATCAACAATGCAGGGTTTACCATCAAAGGAACGCCGCTGAACGATAGTTTCAACCAGTTTATTATCCAACGCAATTCGTTAAGCGACCGTGCCGATGAGGTGGAACATCTGGAAGCACGTATGATTTTGGATGGGAAAAACCCTGATGAGGTGCAAAAAGAAATCGAGAAGCAACGCCAGGACGTGGCGGTTCAACTGGACAGCCTTGCCAAAAGCTTTATCCAAACCAATTACGAAAACGTGTTAGGACCGGAAATCTTCATTATCATGTGCTACGGCATGCCCTATCCAGTCCTTACTCCCGTAATGGAAGAAATCATCGACAACGCTCCCGCCTCATTCAAGGAAAATCCGATGATAAAGGAGTTTATCTCCATCGCACGGACCAATATGGACAAGTTACAAGCAGCACAATAA
- a CDS encoding S46 family peptidase, which yields MKKLKLWALALVCALFAPVKADEGMWLLQLMQEQNLADRMKAQGLKIGVDDIYSPNHVALKDAVGIFGRGCTGEIISPDGLILTNHHCGYDAIQQHSSVEHDYLTDGFWAKSRSEELPTPGLTFKFVERIVDVTEQVNEDIKEGKVTELNSFGSEYLKKLADEALKKSDLKGKPGISTLALPFYQGNKFYLFFIKTYSDVRMVAAPPSSIGKFGGETDNWMWPRHTGDFSMFRIYADKNGDPAPYSAENVPLKVKKHLAISLRGLQEGDYAMIMGFPGSTSRYLTQSEVKLRMDGTNTPRIQVREARQEVLRKEMAASDKVRIQYASKFASSSNYWKNSIGMNKAIVDNRVLETKAEQEANFAKFAKEKNNADYASVVGKIDEYVTRVTPLAKQLTYFTETFRSGIEFGATYLIFDNLKTALEKNKKKDIEKALEQLKEGYANVHNKDYDHEVDRKVAKVLIPLYAKSVPADALPAFYETIKTKFNGDYNAYIDALYDTSIFSNQKNFDAFVANPTLEAINTDLAVQYSTAKNEMMKKLYEAYDKACGDIDLLHKTYVRGLCEMYAPTPKAPDANFTIRLTYGNVKSYDPKDGVHYKYYTTLKGVMEKEDPNNPEFVVPAKLKELYATKNYGRYALPNGEMPTCFLTTNDITGGNSGSPVMNGNGELIGAAFDGNWESLSGDINFDNNLQRCIAVDIRYVLFIVEKLGGCKNLIDEMTIVE from the coding sequence ATGAAAAAACTGAAACTTTGGGCGCTTGCGCTGGTTTGCGCACTGTTTGCGCCCGTGAAAGCAGATGAAGGAATGTGGCTCCTCCAGCTGATGCAGGAGCAGAACCTTGCCGACCGTATGAAGGCGCAAGGTTTGAAGATAGGCGTGGATGATATTTATAGTCCGAATCATGTGGCTTTGAAAGATGCCGTAGGTATTTTCGGGCGCGGATGTACGGGTGAAATCATTTCGCCCGACGGGCTGATTTTGACCAATCACCATTGCGGATACGATGCCATTCAGCAACACAGTTCGGTAGAACATGATTACCTGACAGATGGCTTTTGGGCAAAGAGCCGTTCGGAAGAGCTTCCCACTCCGGGGTTGACTTTCAAGTTTGTGGAACGTATTGTAGACGTAACCGAGCAGGTAAATGAAGACATTAAGGAAGGAAAGGTGACGGAACTTAATTCATTCGGCTCTGAATACTTGAAGAAGCTGGCGGATGAGGCGTTGAAGAAGAGCGACCTGAAAGGAAAACCGGGCATCTCAACTCTGGCATTGCCTTTCTATCAGGGGAATAAGTTCTATCTGTTCTTCATCAAGACTTATAGCGATGTGCGTATGGTGGCAGCTCCTCCTTCGTCTATCGGTAAGTTCGGAGGTGAAACGGATAACTGGATGTGGCCCCGCCATACGGGCGACTTCTCGATGTTCCGTATCTATGCCGACAAGAACGGGGACCCTGCGCCTTATAGTGCCGAAAATGTGCCTTTAAAGGTAAAGAAGCATCTTGCCATCTCGTTGAGAGGATTGCAGGAAGGCGACTATGCCATGATTATGGGATTTCCCGGAAGCACCAGCCGCTATCTGACCCAAAGCGAGGTGAAGCTCCGCATGGACGGAACCAATACACCGCGCATTCAGGTGCGCGAGGCACGTCAGGAAGTGTTGCGCAAGGAAATGGCAGCAAGTGATAAGGTACGTATCCAGTATGCCAGCAAGTTTGCTTCTTCCAGCAACTATTGGAAAAATTCGATTGGAATGAATAAGGCTATCGTCGACAACCGTGTGTTGGAAACCAAGGCAGAGCAGGAAGCCAACTTCGCTAAGTTTGCCAAGGAAAAGAACAATGCCGATTATGCTTCGGTAGTAGGAAAAATCGATGAGTATGTGACTCGGGTGACTCCGCTTGCCAAACAGCTGACTTATTTCACCGAGACTTTCCGTTCTGGTATCGAGTTTGGCGCTACTTACCTGATTTTCGATAACCTGAAAACTGCACTCGAAAAGAATAAGAAGAAAGACATTGAAAAAGCGCTCGAACAACTGAAAGAAGGATATGCCAACGTGCACAATAAGGATTATGACCACGAGGTAGACCGCAAGGTAGCTAAGGTCCTGATTCCGCTTTATGCAAAGAGCGTTCCGGCAGATGCGCTTCCCGCTTTCTATGAAACGATTAAGACGAAATTCAACGGTGATTACAATGCTTATATTGACGCGTTGTATGATACCAGCATTTTCTCGAATCAGAAGAACTTTGATGCGTTCGTGGCTAATCCGACACTGGAAGCCATCAATACGGACTTGGCTGTCCAGTATTCGACCGCCAAGAACGAGATGATGAAAAAATTGTATGAAGCATACGACAAGGCGTGTGGTGATATCGACTTGTTGCACAAAACTTATGTGCGCGGCTTGTGCGAGATGTACGCTCCTACGCCGAAAGCTCCGGATGCCAACTTCACCATTCGTCTGACTTACGGTAATGTGAAATCGTATGACCCGAAGGATGGCGTACATTATAAATATTATACTACGTTGAAGGGTGTAATGGAGAAAGAAGACCCCAATAATCCGGAATTTGTTGTACCGGCGAAGCTGAAAGAACTTTACGCTACGAAAAATTACGGACGCTATGCTTTGCCCAACGGGGAGATGCCGACTTGTTTCCTGACTACAAACGACATTACGGGCGGTAACTCCGGTTCACCGGTAATGAACGGTAACGGTGAGTTGATTGGCGCTGCATTCGACGGCAACTGGGAGTCGCTTTCGGGTGACATCAATTTCGATAACAACCTTCAGCGTTGCATTGCTGTAGATATCCGCTATGTGTTGTTTATCGTGGAGAAATTGGGCGGATGCAAGAACCTGATTGATGAAATGACGATTGTAGAATAA